A genomic region of Streptosporangium lutulentum contains the following coding sequences:
- a CDS encoding HAD family hydrolase codes for MDAYALSEVEGIRKPETGLFEIAAKQCGASLADGGWMIGDHLFADIGGGQTAGLRTVWIDRGTWPDHEHSADHVVTDVLCAMDILRDIGE; via the coding sequence GTGGACGCCTATGCGCTCTCCGAGGTCGAGGGCATCCGCAAGCCCGAGACAGGTCTGTTCGAGATCGCCGCCAAGCAGTGCGGCGCGAGTCTCGCCGACGGGGGCTGGATGATCGGCGACCACCTCTTTGCGGACATCGGCGGAGGACAGACAGCCGGTCTACGAACGGTCTGGATCGACCGCGGCACCTGGCCCGATCATGAGCACTCCGCGGATCACGTGGTCACCGACGTGCTCTGCGCCATGGACATCTTGCGCGACATCGGCGAATGA
- a CDS encoding D-alanyl-D-alanine carboxypeptidase family protein: MTSLLPGAAAAQQAPAKAQAVAVLESVNFTESLREPVNLTELRRDAEKASKELESATRALEQRRAKIAASQKELKAKLSQLQAAEKAFAQVRQPLSDLVELLYQQPVGGDVSGFLSGTSDEGTLQAIASTTQLVAQRNLVLEDSSRLQAEQERLAGEAQELRANSLLSEAQMGAEIKTLQERSQKIVKSLSQALVKLGVKIDKSGKPAAGCDPTRATTMEEFANGLIPKAYLCPLQQRGEELRGDAALAFISLNEAYRKRFGKPMCVTDSYRSLAEQQSVYYTRPGLAAVPGRSNHGLGLAVDLCGGVERFRSVEFNWLEANGKAFGWIHPAWAYSSPFEPWHWEYDVKLGSLL, encoded by the coding sequence ATGACTTCCCTTTTGCCGGGAGCCGCTGCCGCGCAGCAGGCGCCGGCGAAGGCCCAGGCTGTCGCCGTTCTTGAGTCGGTGAATTTCACGGAGTCGCTCCGTGAGCCGGTGAACCTCACCGAGCTGCGCCGCGACGCGGAAAAGGCATCCAAGGAGCTTGAGTCCGCGACGAGGGCGCTGGAGCAGCGACGAGCCAAGATCGCGGCTTCGCAGAAGGAGCTCAAGGCCAAGCTGAGCCAGTTGCAGGCCGCGGAGAAGGCCTTCGCCCAGGTACGGCAGCCGCTCTCCGACCTGGTTGAGCTGCTCTACCAGCAGCCCGTCGGCGGGGACGTGTCCGGCTTCCTGTCCGGCACCTCCGACGAGGGCACCCTGCAGGCCATAGCCAGCACCACCCAGCTCGTGGCCCAGCGAAACCTGGTCCTTGAGGACAGCAGCCGGCTTCAGGCCGAGCAGGAGCGGCTGGCGGGCGAGGCGCAGGAACTGCGGGCGAACAGCCTCCTCTCGGAGGCGCAGATGGGCGCCGAGATCAAGACGCTCCAGGAGCGTTCTCAGAAGATCGTTAAGTCGCTGTCGCAGGCGCTGGTCAAGCTGGGCGTCAAGATTGACAAGTCGGGCAAGCCCGCGGCCGGGTGTGACCCGACCAGGGCGACGACGATGGAGGAGTTCGCCAACGGGCTGATCCCGAAGGCGTATCTCTGCCCGCTCCAGCAGCGGGGCGAGGAACTGAGGGGGGACGCGGCGCTCGCGTTCATCAGCCTCAACGAGGCTTACCGGAAGCGCTTCGGCAAGCCCATGTGCGTGACGGACAGTTATCGGAGCCTGGCCGAGCAGCAGTCGGTCTACTACACCCGCCCGGGTCTGGCCGCGGTGCCCGGCCGGAGCAATCACGGTCTGGGGCTTGCCGTCGACCTGTGTGGAGGCGTGGAGCGCTTTCGATCGGTCGAGTTCAACTGGCTGGAGGCCAACGGCAAGGCTTTTGGTTGGATTCACCCCGCCTGGGCCTACAGCAGTCCCTTCGAGCCCTGGCACTGGGAGTACGACGTCAAGCTCGGGTCTCTGCTGTAG
- the mscL gene encoding large conductance mechanosensitive channel protein MscL translates to MLSGFKKFLMRGNVLELAIAVVVGTAFTAIVSSFVKDVLTPLIAAIGGQPDFSALTLTIGASEIRYGVFLNAVIAFLMVAAVIYFFVLTPYEKLSARFVKQEEITHRECPECLSEIPKAAARCFQCTAQVMPLV, encoded by the coding sequence ATGCTGAGTGGATTCAAGAAGTTTCTGATGCGCGGAAACGTGCTGGAGCTCGCCATCGCGGTGGTGGTCGGCACGGCGTTCACCGCCATCGTGAGCTCGTTCGTCAAGGACGTCCTCACCCCGCTGATCGCCGCGATCGGAGGGCAGCCCGACTTCTCCGCTCTGACTTTGACGATCGGCGCCAGCGAGATCAGGTACGGCGTCTTCCTCAATGCTGTGATCGCTTTTCTGATGGTGGCGGCCGTCATCTACTTCTTCGTCCTCACCCCCTACGAAAAGCTCTCCGCCCGGTTCGTCAAGCAGGAGGAGATCACCCACCGGGAGTGCCCGGAGTGCCTCTCGGAGATCCCCAAGGCCGCCGCCCGCTGCTTCCAGTGCACCGCCCAGGTGATGCCGCTCGTCTGA
- the istA gene encoding IS21 family transposase has translation MIKVEDWAEIRRLHRAEAMPIKAIARRMGISKNTVKRALAADAPPAYERVGKGSIVDAAEPRIRALLAEFPTMPATVIAERIGWERSLTVLKDRIRMLRPQFQPVDPASRTTYQAGELAQCDLWFPPVKVPVGAGHLASPPVLVIVSGYSRWMMARMLPSRTAGDLFAGHWALLSELGAVPKTLVWDNESAIGQWRGGKPQLTADAHAFRGALGVRIAQCRPGDPEAKGLVERANGYLETSFLPGRDFASPQDFNAQLAAWLPRANSRHHRRIQCRPLDRLHADLAAMVALPPIAPTVGWRTSTRLARDHYVRIASCDYSVHPSVIGRLVEVVADLEEVTVTCGGQVVARHRRCWAPHQTITDALHAQVAAAMRRTCLRTATTPAKAEAPAEVEVEQRRLSDYDALLGIEGVA, from the coding sequence GTGATCAAGGTGGAGGACTGGGCGGAGATCCGCCGGTTGCATCGAGCCGAGGCAATGCCGATCAAGGCGATCGCTCGGCGCATGGGCATCTCGAAGAACACCGTGAAACGGGCGCTGGCGGCCGATGCACCGCCAGCATATGAGCGGGTGGGCAAGGGATCGATCGTGGACGCGGCCGAACCGCGGATCCGGGCTCTGCTGGCGGAGTTCCCGACCATGCCCGCGACGGTGATCGCCGAGCGGATCGGCTGGGAGCGCTCGCTCACGGTCCTCAAAGACCGGATCCGTATGCTGCGGCCGCAGTTCCAGCCGGTCGATCCGGCGTCGCGGACCACCTATCAAGCCGGCGAGCTGGCCCAATGCGATCTGTGGTTCCCGCCGGTGAAAGTGCCGGTGGGAGCCGGACATCTGGCCAGCCCGCCGGTGCTGGTCATCGTCAGCGGATACTCACGGTGGATGATGGCCCGGATGCTGCCTTCGCGCACCGCGGGAGATCTGTTCGCCGGGCACTGGGCTTTGTTGTCGGAGCTGGGCGCGGTGCCCAAGACGCTGGTGTGGGACAACGAGTCCGCGATCGGCCAGTGGCGGGGCGGCAAACCGCAGCTCACCGCGGACGCCCACGCTTTTCGCGGAGCGCTGGGGGTGCGCATCGCGCAGTGCCGTCCGGGTGATCCCGAGGCCAAGGGGCTGGTCGAGCGGGCCAACGGCTATCTGGAGACCTCGTTTCTGCCCGGCCGCGATTTTGCTTCGCCGCAGGACTTCAACGCCCAGCTGGCCGCCTGGCTGCCCCGGGCCAACAGCCGCCATCACCGGCGTATCCAGTGCCGTCCGCTGGATCGGCTGCACGCCGATCTGGCGGCGATGGTGGCGTTGCCGCCCATCGCGCCGACCGTGGGCTGGCGCACCTCAACCCGGCTGGCACGTGATCACTATGTGCGGATCGCCTCGTGTGACTACTCGGTCCACCCCTCGGTGATCGGCCGTCTGGTGGAGGTGGTCGCCGACTTGGAGGAGGTCACGGTGACCTGCGGCGGGCAGGTGGTGGCCCGCCACCGGCGGTGCTGGGCGCCGCACCAGACCATCACCGATGCGCTACATGCGCAGGTGGCCGCCGCGATGCGCCGCACCTGCCTGCGCACCGCCACGACCCCGGCCAAAGCCGAGGCCCCGGCTGAGGTTGAGGTCGAGCAGCGCCGGCTGAGTGACTACGACGCGCTGCTCGGCATCGAGGGGGTGGCGTGA
- a CDS encoding helix-turn-helix domain-containing protein, with protein MKIRWKLRMAAAQREVWTGAQLRRLLAEKAGLELSAASVSVLLTKEPAQMKLSTLAALCTALECTPNDLFEVDTTPVERPAPTPRVTVDQPKSASFGGRSMPPV; from the coding sequence ATGAAGATTCGCTGGAAGCTGCGGATGGCCGCGGCCCAGCGCGAGGTGTGGACCGGTGCCCAGCTGCGGCGGCTGCTGGCCGAAAAGGCCGGGTTGGAGCTGTCAGCGGCATCGGTATCAGTGTTGCTCACCAAGGAACCCGCCCAGATGAAGCTGTCCACCCTCGCGGCGTTGTGCACCGCGCTGGAGTGCACCCCCAACGACCTGTTCGAGGTGGACACCACACCCGTCGAGCGGCCCGCGCCGACGCCGCGGGTGACGGTCGACCAGCCGAAGAGCGCCTCCTTTGGTGGTCGGTCGATGCCGCCGGTGTGA
- a CDS encoding nuclear transport factor 2 family protein, with product MDVREAALRWAHTWAAAWEEQDTEAIVACQAEDGVHWSTPFGAPHRGRDGLRKYLQDAFASEVEPTRARFAEPVVEGGQAAVEYWALSRYDSGPLTISGCTMLRFNPDGLVSESRDYSFVESGHHLFPFGW from the coding sequence ATGGACGTTCGCGAAGCCGCGCTACGTTGGGCACACACGTGGGCCGCAGCGTGGGAAGAACAGGACACCGAAGCCATCGTTGCTTGTCAGGCCGAAGACGGCGTTCACTGGTCGACACCCTTCGGCGCCCCTCACCGGGGACGTGACGGGCTCAGAAAATACCTGCAGGACGCGTTCGCATCGGAGGTTGAGCCGACACGGGCCCGTTTCGCCGAGCCCGTGGTCGAGGGTGGCCAGGCAGCGGTCGAGTACTGGGCGCTGTCGCGCTATGACAGCGGCCCGCTGACCATCTCCGGCTGCACAATGTTGCGATTCAACCCAGATGGCCTGGTCAGCGAATCTCGGGACTATTCATTCGTTGAATCCGGCCATCACCTGTTCCCGTTCGGGTGGTGA
- the istB gene encoding IS21-like element helper ATPase IstB, protein MAATGTNTTTTTSGRNVAAELAYLTRVLKAPSLAASIDRLAERARAESWTHEEFLAACLQREVAARESHGGEARIRFARFPARKALEDFDYDHQRSLKREVIAHLGALDFVTAKDNVVFLGPPGTGKTHLSIGLGIRACQAGHRVAFATAAQWVARLADAHAAGTLQGELIKLSRIPVLIVDEVGYIPFEPEAANLFFQLVSSRYERASLIVTSNKPFGKAHMFA, encoded by the coding sequence ATGGCCGCGACCGGCACGAACACCACCACCACGACCAGCGGTCGCAACGTCGCGGCCGAGCTGGCCTATCTGACCCGGGTGCTCAAGGCCCCATCCCTGGCGGCCTCCATCGATCGGCTGGCCGAGCGGGCCAGGGCCGAGTCCTGGACGCATGAGGAGTTCTTGGCCGCCTGCCTGCAACGCGAGGTCGCCGCCCGGGAATCACACGGCGGCGAGGCCCGGATCCGCTTCGCCCGCTTTCCGGCCCGCAAGGCGTTGGAGGACTTCGACTACGACCACCAGCGCTCTCTCAAGCGTGAGGTCATCGCGCATCTGGGCGCGCTGGACTTCGTCACCGCCAAGGACAACGTGGTCTTTCTCGGCCCGCCCGGCACCGGCAAGACCCATCTGTCCATCGGGTTGGGGATCCGGGCGTGTCAGGCCGGTCACCGGGTCGCTTTCGCCACCGCTGCCCAGTGGGTGGCCCGGCTGGCCGATGCTCATGCCGCCGGCACGCTGCAGGGCGAACTCATCAAGTTGTCGCGGATCCCGGTGCTGATCGTGGACGAGGTCGGCTACATCCCCTTCGAACCGGAGGCGGCCAATCTGTTCTTCCAGCTGGTCTCCAGCCGCTATGAGCGGGCGAGCCTGATCGTCACCAGCAACAAACCTTTCGGGAAAGCGCACATGTTCGCGTGA
- a CDS encoding transposase family protein: MIAHRATLDVSRALVRYLARLLHDERRLRDTPTGSRALTPFRQAVMVLRWFRGERDIPKLGRDHRVSRATAYRYLDEAIEILADQAPDLHQCLRHAHAHELPHLILDGTVIATDRCREKTTSVKGESIDLWYSGKAHHHGGNIQALFAPDGMPLWVSDVEPGSIHDITAARIHVLPTLYPSCARGLSVLADPGYDGAGIGLCIPVRQPTDGNVLDVDTRTRNMLLRALRCLGERGFALLTQRWRTLQRITASPSKIGDIARAALVLTHFEHGRLI, encoded by the coding sequence GTGATTGCTCATCGTGCCACGCTCGACGTCTCCCGCGCACTCGTTCGCTACCTCGCCCGACTCCTGCACGACGAACGCCGACTGCGCGACACCCCCACTGGCAGCCGGGCGTTGACCCCGTTCCGGCAGGCGGTCATGGTGCTGCGCTGGTTTCGCGGCGAGCGCGACATCCCCAAACTCGGCCGCGATCACCGCGTCTCCCGGGCCACCGCCTACCGCTACCTGGACGAGGCCATCGAGATCCTGGCCGATCAGGCACCCGACCTGCACCAGTGCCTGCGCCACGCCCATGCCCACGAACTACCCCATCTGATCTTGGACGGCACCGTCATCGCCACCGACCGATGCCGCGAGAAGACCACCAGCGTCAAAGGCGAAAGCATCGACCTGTGGTATTCGGGAAAGGCCCACCACCACGGCGGCAACATCCAAGCGCTGTTCGCCCCCGATGGCATGCCGTTGTGGGTCTCCGACGTCGAGCCCGGATCGATCCATGACATCACCGCCGCCCGCATCCACGTCCTGCCAACCCTGTATCCCTCCTGCGCCCGTGGCCTGTCCGTCCTGGCCGACCCTGGCTACGACGGCGCCGGCATCGGCTTGTGCATCCCCGTCCGGCAACCCACCGACGGCAACGTCCTCGATGTCGACACCCGCACCCGCAACATGCTGCTGCGCGCGCTGCGCTGCCTGGGCGAACGCGGCTTCGCTCTCCTCACGCAACGCTGGCGCACCCTGCAGCGCATCACCGCCAGCCCCAGCAAGATCGGTGACATCGCCCGCGCCGCACTTGTCCTCACCCATTTCGAGCACGGCAGACTCATTTAA
- a CDS encoding DUF4240 domain-containing protein codes for MKIDVWWDLIEQARGAVGDRADDRDSPDDPLVAVLTDLLSELEAAEIIAFEQLLIRVCDSAYLRPLWNAAQLIEGGCGDDGFMDFRGGLALLGRTAFTRAVADPDSLAELPVVVRMGCEGKGWIGCEGMSYAPREAYERVQGETDSFDAVMEATVPGMERPDRPTGENWDVDDAEETRRRLPRLAALFLGQGN; via the coding sequence GTGAAGATCGATGTCTGGTGGGACCTCATCGAGCAGGCCCGGGGTGCGGTCGGTGACCGTGCCGACGACCGGGACTCGCCGGACGACCCGTTGGTGGCGGTGCTGACCGACCTGCTGTCCGAGCTGGAGGCCGCCGAGATCATCGCGTTCGAGCAGCTCTTGATCCGGGTGTGTGACTCCGCCTACCTGCGGCCGCTGTGGAATGCGGCGCAGCTCATCGAGGGCGGGTGCGGCGACGATGGCTTCATGGACTTCCGCGGTGGGCTGGCGCTGCTGGGGCGTACGGCGTTCACCCGGGCCGTCGCCGATCCCGACTCGCTTGCCGAGTTGCCCGTCGTCGTGCGGATGGGCTGTGAGGGGAAGGGGTGGATCGGTTGTGAGGGCATGTCGTATGCGCCGCGGGAGGCGTACGAACGAGTGCAGGGGGAGACGGATTCCTTCGATGCGGTGATGGAGGCCACGGTGCCCGGGATGGAGCGGCCCGACCGCCCGACCGGTGAGAACTGGGACGTGGATGATGCGGAGGAGACCCGCCGTCGCCTTCCCCGCCTCGCCGCTCTTTTCCTCGGTCAGGGGAACTGA
- a CDS encoding NucA/NucB deoxyribonuclease domain-containing protein, which translates to MRILVVRALLPGAPRLFPAFGVSSRKVRNVGIGVQKIPIARTISLRSPQYRGLIKKGEVVGVNYYRITTNQNSRDFTTQHHVTIVSSEGTLQDAEVSVSTVVQNADDPDVTNCVGLPPSGDQITGFHRLSEWKQVAGREWHNTKQTRSSRKEGVDQEGSCTMTPNVWVYFPSPSGGKYALSVTSNPRTVRCDSSPLLKWYKNGGCVVMRGVTALSMAYSDEIINPDTGVRTSFPEVNDHIWLALEHPYLTKPGRKSYYDLDPDAKDIPGNWGDWLSRAKYRPTPGGSRGLASSACKIEYSAAQREGKQCDEFPFASLEQGADNAKPKNNYSVMPVMPAQNEAHGIAIAAWCKNNRIIRSDKFWIQMLD; encoded by the coding sequence TTGAGAATTCTTGTGGTGAGAGCTCTTCTACCGGGGGCTCCACGTCTGTTTCCGGCCTTCGGCGTCTCCTCCCGAAAGGTCCGGAACGTCGGCATCGGCGTCCAAAAAATCCCAATCGCCCGAACTATTTCGCTGAGATCACCTCAGTATCGTGGCCTGATCAAGAAAGGCGAGGTGGTCGGCGTCAACTACTACAGGATCACCACGAATCAGAACAGCCGCGATTTTACAACCCAACACCACGTGACCATTGTGTCTTCTGAGGGAACTCTGCAGGATGCCGAGGTCTCGGTGAGCACTGTAGTCCAGAATGCCGATGATCCTGATGTAACCAATTGCGTCGGCCTCCCGCCAAGCGGGGACCAAATAACTGGATTTCACCGGCTGAGCGAATGGAAGCAGGTAGCCGGCCGAGAATGGCATAACACCAAGCAGACGAGGAGCTCCAGAAAGGAGGGCGTGGACCAGGAGGGGTCATGCACGATGACCCCCAACGTATGGGTTTATTTCCCTTCCCCTAGCGGAGGGAAATACGCCCTCAGTGTGACGTCCAATCCCCGGACAGTGCGTTGTGACTCCTCGCCTCTCCTTAAATGGTACAAAAACGGCGGATGCGTGGTCATGCGCGGTGTTACAGCCCTCTCCATGGCCTATAGCGACGAGATAATAAATCCAGATACAGGCGTCCGGACGAGCTTCCCGGAAGTGAACGATCATATCTGGCTGGCCCTTGAGCATCCATATCTCACCAAGCCGGGAAGGAAATCCTATTACGACCTCGATCCCGATGCCAAAGACATTCCGGGGAACTGGGGAGACTGGCTGAGTAGAGCCAAGTATCGGCCTACTCCCGGGGGGAGCCGGGGACTCGCTAGCTCGGCGTGCAAAATTGAATACTCTGCCGCTCAGCGAGAGGGTAAGCAATGCGATGAGTTTCCCTTCGCCAGCCTGGAGCAGGGAGCGGATAACGCTAAACCAAAGAACAATTACTCCGTTATGCCGGTCATGCCGGCCCAGAATGAGGCTCATGGGATAGCGATTGCTGCGTGGTGCAAGAACAACCGGATAATTCGGAGCGATAAGTTCTGGATTCAGATGCTCGACTAG
- a CDS encoding helix-turn-helix domain-containing protein — MSSAEMDAHAITVHLDRLLEERGMTLTELANRVGVTVVNLSILKNDRAKAIRFTTLTKICKVLNCQPGDLLGYHPEEKR, encoded by the coding sequence ATGTCATCCGCTGAGATGGACGCCCATGCCATCACCGTCCACCTCGACCGGCTCCTGGAAGAACGCGGCATGACTCTCACCGAACTGGCCAACCGGGTTGGGGTGACCGTCGTCAATTTGTCCATCCTGAAGAACGACCGGGCCAAGGCCATCCGGTTCACCACGCTGACCAAGATCTGCAAAGTCCTCAACTGCCAACCAGGTGACCTGCTGGGCTATCACCCCGAGGAGAAACGATAA
- the ltrA gene encoding group II intron reverse transcriptase/maturase, which produces MATSGDTHLAIDSVPREPVRALQHVLYRAAKADPGRRFHALMDKVYRRDVLERGWTMVRNNNGAPGIDATTLADIEEYGIIRLLDELAAELREGRYRPLPARRVMIPKPGAKGEYRPLSIPAVRDRVVQAAVKIVFEPVFEADMADCSFGFRPKRSAHDALQVLIEEQARGRRWVVETDIANCFSAIGHDELMRAIEERVCDQSLLKLLRVILRAGVMEDGQIRREVTGTPQGGVVSPVLCNVYLHRLDRAWDEADGVLARYADDAIVMCWSRGQAERALARLTELLAALGLEPKAAKTRIVHLEVGGEGLDFLGFHHRLVRSRGFNGKRPFVFLARWPSDRAMQHARDRIRDLTDGRRLLLRTEAIIEEVNLFLRGWAGYFRYGHSARRFSKIRDFAWMRLTLFLSRKHRRSRSYGRGVLKRAPGDLGLISLYGIVVAPRAGKPWRERPNAGGERRR; this is translated from the coding sequence TTGGCCACCAGCGGCGACACGCACCTGGCCATTGACAGTGTTCCGCGTGAACCGGTCCGCGCCTTGCAGCATGTGCTCTACCGGGCGGCCAAGGCCGATCCCGGACGTCGGTTCCACGCGCTCATGGACAAGGTCTATCGCAGAGATGTTCTGGAGCGCGGGTGGACCATGGTGCGCAACAACAACGGCGCACCGGGCATCGACGCGACCACGTTGGCCGACATTGAGGAGTACGGGATCATCCGGCTCCTCGATGAGCTGGCCGCCGAACTGAGGGAGGGCCGGTATCGACCATTGCCCGCGCGCCGGGTGATGATCCCCAAGCCTGGGGCGAAGGGCGAATACCGGCCGTTGTCGATTCCCGCTGTTCGGGACCGGGTCGTGCAGGCCGCCGTGAAGATCGTGTTCGAACCGGTCTTCGAGGCGGACATGGCTGATTGCTCGTTCGGGTTTCGCCCGAAGCGCTCAGCGCACGACGCTCTGCAAGTGCTCATTGAGGAGCAGGCGCGGGGCCGCCGGTGGGTGGTCGAGACGGACATCGCCAACTGCTTTTCGGCGATTGGTCACGATGAGTTGATGCGTGCGATCGAGGAACGCGTCTGCGATCAGTCGCTCCTGAAGCTCCTGCGGGTGATCCTGCGCGCCGGGGTGATGGAGGACGGACAGATCCGGCGAGAGGTCACCGGCACGCCACAGGGCGGTGTGGTTTCACCCGTCTTGTGTAACGTCTACCTGCACCGATTGGATCGGGCGTGGGATGAGGCGGACGGCGTGTTGGCCCGCTATGCCGACGATGCGATCGTGATGTGCTGGTCCCGCGGTCAAGCCGAGCGGGCCCTGGCTCGCTTGACGGAGCTGCTGGCGGCACTCGGCTTGGAGCCGAAGGCCGCCAAGACCCGCATCGTGCATCTGGAGGTCGGTGGGGAAGGCCTGGACTTCCTGGGCTTTCACCACCGGCTGGTGCGCTCACGCGGGTTCAACGGGAAACGGCCGTTCGTTTTCCTCGCTCGCTGGCCCTCAGACAGGGCGATGCAACACGCCCGCGACCGGATTCGTGACCTCACGGACGGCCGCAGGCTGTTGCTTCGCACCGAAGCGATCATCGAGGAGGTCAACCTGTTCCTACGGGGGTGGGCTGGCTATTTTCGGTACGGGCATTCTGCCCGGCGCTTCAGCAAGATCAGAGATTTCGCGTGGATGCGTCTGACGCTGTTCCTCAGCCGAAAACACCGGCGCAGCCGGAGCTACGGCCGAGGCGTGCTGAAACGCGCTCCAGGTGATCTCGGCTTGATCAGCCTGTATGGAATCGTCGTCGCGCCCAGGGCGGGCAAGCCCTGGCGGGAGAGACCGAATGCCGGCGGTGAACGACGTCGGTGA
- a CDS encoding NUDIX domain-containing protein: protein MARRLDFYDDPRAPAPNSLVPSVNVVVTNDAGDILMIRRSDNDNWAVPGDAIDPGESLPQAAIRETLEETGIRCEITGLIGTYTDPKHVILYTSNGEARQEFSIVLTGQAVFGEPTPSDESRKVQCAHRPGRLW, encoded by the coding sequence ATGGCCCGCCGGCTCGACTTCTACGACGACCCCAGGGCGCCCGCGCCCAACAGCCTCGTCCCTTCCGTGAACGTCGTGGTCACCAACGACGCCGGGGACATCCTGATGATCCGCCGCTCCGACAACGACAACTGGGCCGTCCCCGGTGACGCGATCGACCCCGGCGAGTCCCTGCCGCAGGCGGCGATCCGGGAGACATTGGAGGAGACCGGGATCCGGTGCGAGATCACCGGCCTGATCGGCACCTACACCGACCCCAAGCACGTGATCCTCTACACCTCCAACGGCGAGGCCCGGCAAGAGTTCTCCATCGTGCTCACCGGCCAGGCCGTCTTTGGTGAACCGACGCCGAGCGATGAGTCCCGGAAAGTCCAGTGTGCTCACCGGCCAGGCCGTCTTTGGTGA
- a CDS encoding tyrosine-type recombinase/integrase, with translation MRSRLQIVQGGGVPQEPVTTDPWQFQAECVEAFVASWTARGFSPVTIDNDTGLLERTLTALGRLAWEVAPEDIDRIVGDLAVAGRATSTRRDYVQIFKGFHRFLQARKAAQIEAAFGVRLVCPVDEFNASRHVGDDSPAQLPPPTPERVTEFFDFLKVRIASARKYAPAARDYALFRTLYHAGLRSEECALLDRADVHFGRGPFGKLHVRFGKGARTSGPRPRWVPMLDHLDLVLRWFLDDVRGKFPDSPVLFADESGGSLHPGTIRNRLRYLMELEGRPAAERFSPHALRRACATHNYERGVDLVAIQQLLGHWTVSSTMRYVRPSVTFIEDAYRRAVAGTLSELTREDPSP, from the coding sequence GTGCGGTCGCGATTACAGATCGTCCAGGGCGGTGGCGTCCCGCAGGAGCCGGTCACCACGGACCCGTGGCAGTTCCAGGCCGAGTGCGTCGAGGCGTTCGTGGCCTCGTGGACAGCCCGCGGGTTCAGCCCGGTGACGATCGACAACGACACCGGCCTACTGGAGCGGACCCTGACCGCCCTGGGGCGTCTGGCCTGGGAGGTGGCTCCTGAAGACATCGACCGAATCGTCGGGGACCTGGCGGTGGCGGGCCGGGCGACCTCCACCCGCCGCGATTACGTGCAGATCTTCAAAGGGTTCCATCGGTTCCTGCAGGCTCGTAAGGCGGCCCAGATCGAGGCGGCCTTCGGGGTCCGCTTGGTCTGCCCGGTTGATGAGTTCAACGCCTCCCGCCATGTCGGCGACGATTCCCCGGCCCAGCTGCCGCCGCCGACCCCGGAGCGGGTGACGGAGTTCTTCGACTTCCTCAAGGTTCGGATCGCCTCCGCCCGCAAGTACGCGCCCGCGGCGCGGGACTACGCGCTGTTTCGAACGCTGTATCACGCCGGTCTGCGCTCGGAGGAGTGCGCGCTGCTGGATCGAGCCGATGTGCATTTCGGCCGGGGTCCGTTCGGCAAGCTGCATGTCCGTTTCGGCAAGGGCGCCCGCACCTCTGGGCCCCGGCCTCGCTGGGTGCCGATGCTCGATCACCTGGACCTGGTGCTGCGCTGGTTCCTGGACGATGTGCGCGGCAAGTTTCCCGACTCGCCGGTGCTGTTCGCCGACGAGTCCGGCGGCAGTCTGCATCCGGGAACCATCCGTAACCGGCTGCGTTATCTGATGGAGCTGGAGGGCCGTCCGGCCGCCGAGCGGTTCAGTCCGCATGCGCTGCGGCGGGCGTGCGCGACGCACAACTACGAACGCGGCGTCGACCTGGTGGCCATCCAGCAGTTGCTCGGGCATTGGACGGTCAGCTCGACGATGCGCTATGTCCGGCCCTCGGTCACGTTCATCGAGGACGCCTATCGACGCGCGGTGGCCGGCACGCTGAGCGAACTGACCCGAGAGGACCCCTCGCCATGA